In the genome of Neovison vison isolate M4711 chromosome 4, ASM_NN_V1, whole genome shotgun sequence, the window AGGAGTTACATTTGTGGTATTTTTACTTCTTCAACTTAGAACCATGTGACTATTATCTATTCAGAGTAtaactctaaaaaaaagaaaaaaaagggaaaaaaaaaagccctgctCCAAggaatttttagtaattttaaattactattaaATGTCAATAAATCAATGTACActgttcccccccccctttcttggCTACTAATAAATAAGGACAATAGGCAACTAACTGAAACTTCTAATGCTACTTGcctatatccaaaggaaatgaaatatttcagatACAGTTCAGTATTTGTATAGTGAATTCcacaaataagtatataaattaaGTAGGACACATACTCCTTTTTGCAGATTATTTAGTTTAAGCCTGCTAGAAATAAAAGCTACATGATTAATTCAAGACCACTGGAAATGTGATCACTATACATATTAAACacacttttaataaaaattatggtGATGGAATATACATCAGTTGCCTTGGAGTTAGGGATAAGGTATGACTATAAAAGGATAGCTTGAGAGAGTTTTTTTACAGGCAGGAGAGTAGTTACATGAATCTGTACATGCAtaaaaaattcacagaactgCAAACTAAAAAATGGTCAATTCTACtgtattttagttaaaaaaataaaataaatacttctctTGGCTATAAAAGACTAtgaacataaaagaaaagatttatttttatttctctgttctgGATTTGCTCATTTTCTAGCAGTAGAGCTATAAGGTATTGAAATGTCTAAAATAGAAAtgttgaaggagaaggaaaggaaatttctTCCCTGTATAACCAGCTccaaaatgttacataaattacagaaggaaaatagaaaaagaaattggagaaaattattttaaaatgtaaattcatgTGGAGAGCAATAaataatgtgttttgtttttctttccttcagacgTACTTGATGaaaaagtcagtttttttttttttttttttaaaaaagctgtagACAGGCCTACAGGCTACAGGATTCTGTAGCTCTTTTCCAGCAGGTAGTTCAGAGAATTAGTATTCTCTAGTAACaatattcaaacttttttttttttactttttacactTAAATTCTTTTTACTACTTCCGTGTAAGAAAATAGATAATGGATCATCTAATTTATCTGCTTCCACTTAAAATTaccaaaagaggggcgcctgggtggctcagtgggttcaagcctctgccttcggttcaggtcaaggtcccagggtcctgggattgaggcctgcatccagctctccgctcagcagggagcctgcttccttctctctctctctgcctccctctctgcctacttgtgatctctctctgtcaaataaataaataaaatcttaaaaaaaaaaaaattaccaaaagagaccctttcacaaaataaatgaaaataatgtagCCACATCTGAGCTAACAATATAATGTAGTTCttaatacatattacatattatcaatgttaatataatatttcctctctttcctttgtcttctgtAAGGAAATGGAAGATGATGGTAGTGTGAATTTTAAATACAGATTACCCACAACATGAAGTTTTAGAGCTACCAAATTCTTAACTTGGACACTTAAGAAGACAGagctttacttatttttaaaaaaagaacattgactCGGGCTGAAGTAAAAGTCTGAATGATTAAATATGTAAGTGAAATTGGGCCATATCTAACAAAATTTATAAATCCTATCTTCAGGTGATACTTAACTCTACAAAatccccaattttaaaaattatctgtctTAACAACCATTATCAACTTACATCTGTATACTGTTTTAGAGTGCAAAAACATTTTATACCTCTCATCTATTACTCAAGACTATGCCAGAGAGGAAAACAGGCAATAATAATCTTTCCCAATGAGGAAATGTAAGTACCCAAGTAATTTTGGAAAGGctgttttccctttaaaaagaaagaaaagctgaaccagcaggagagagagaaaaaaatcacatcttcaGCACACCTTTCCTTTCACATAATTTGTATTCCTTACCTCTGCCTTTTGGTGTGATTTCAGCCACCAAGTCATCAACAGTAACGTGTTCTAgtcctttttctttaattaccTCTTatgcaaaagcaaaaaacaaatcaTATCATTTAAAATCATTATCTGTAAGAAAGATTTTCATAGAGGAAGGGTTAAGATCATGTTTTTAGAGTGCAgattggtctttaaaaaaaaaaaagaggacacttctttttctcttttctaatgaaGGTTTAGCTCAACCTTAAACATATTAAGTATTCACCAGATCAAAATCTTAAAAGCCTGTTCATCTCTCAGCTAAATAACCTGtaacttaataattattttaacacTGAAAATGGATCTGAACTGTAAGGTCAAATCTAATTATGTGCAAAAAGCTGGAAATTTATAACAGATCTTATTTCACCATAATCATACCAGCTCCTGAATGTATGGAAGGGGTAAAAAGCTATTATTTGAGTCTAACTTGTAATTTCATAGCCCAAAATTAAAGAACAGAACAactcctttgttcctttctcttctcgAGGCTGggccaaaggaaagagaagagggagaggagttaacatttactgaaacACTATTAGGCGTTAGGTGATTTACAGCATTTGATATTCGTAACAAGCTAATGGGCTGGGCATTTTTCCACTTACAGATGACCCAACTAAGGCTTAAAGATTAAATAACTCATCCAAACATGAGCTGAAATCCAGCTCTAGTCTCTTCCAGTGAAGGTCTGTATGGCCCCCAAAACTATGCTTTTTCTAATGTGCTACACTGCCTTCTTGGGATTCACGATATAAATAGTCTTTATTATTAATTGCAGAAACTACTACAATATAATGGGAGTTCACTGAAAATATCCAGAATTCCAGTATACTGAAGTCAAGCCAGAAGAGGCTCATCTTCATGACATGTATAATCTACCTAGTGGCATCATCATCAATACCTAGCAATTTTACAAGCTTCCATTCTACATTTAAAACAATGTGTAATTACCTAagagcttttataaataaatttttcaaaaataacacTGTTAAAGCCAGGAGATATAATTCCTATGGAGTCTGCCAGTTATAAGTGTTCAATTTGTTATAAAGTTAAAACACAGGAATAACTAATATTTCACTTTGAGTACACACACTGAAAAAGGTTGGAATGAATACTTGGATGCCAGAAAAAATCTTGCCTCacttgttttaagaaaaatacaaagaaaatttctAAAGATTCATGAATTATGTCTACCAAAAGGGGACGGGGAAATCACTGCTAGAAGActgaattttctatttgtttaaaatCATGTTTGGCACTCAGTAGATCTTAAAATACTGTCTACTATTTCCTAGTGAACCCCAAGCCAACAAGAACAATGAAATCAGCTTATCTTGTAAATGAAACTGATTACCTTTACAGTGTGCCTTCAACTGGTCCTTCCAGCCACATTCAATTAATTTAGCTCTCAGCAACTCTTTGAGGCTGTTGaaacagaaaatgttttcatatttcacTACAACaaggtaaaatattttagatagGAATGCTTGAAGCAGAAGTTCAAATGTTCAATTAAAAATTCCCTGCCTTCTAATCTCCAAAACTTTAACTGTCACCTAATTTTGATTCTGTTATTAAATCATTCTTTGATCTTACAGAAGTCATTTGAACTCTGGACTTAATTTTCATCATCGGTAAAGGAAGTGGATAGGGTACCTAATTCTCAAGAAAACTCTACTCTCTGGCCTTCTCAGACACTTTCTACTTACTTCCAACAGGAATATTATGAGTCTTGTACAACTTCTAAATGGTATTAGTTGAGCTTGAAGCACCTACACCTTAAAATCTTCAAACTCCAAAATCTATTCTTCAACTAGACTCTTATCCTTTAGCTCTCTACTTCCCCATGATATCCCTCTCTAAACCTTAAAAACTTTCCCCTCAATTTTTTCCAATAACCCTCTAAATTACACACTAAAGATGGTATTTCATTGATTCCAAGACTGTTGTTTTTCCCCCACATTTCAACAATTCAGCAATTGGTATGCCTATCATAATTTAACTGGCAGTATCTTCTTTTTCCCtagtaaacaaaaataatggtgtggggctcctgggtggctcagtcagttaagtgtctgtcttcagctcaggtcatgatctctcagggttcTGGATTCGAGTACTgcactgggctctcagctcagtgggggaATCTGTTTcgccttctccttctgccctttccctcctgtttgtgctctctctctctctcttcgtctcaataaaatctttaaaaaaatatatatatggtgtgtATTGTAACTAATGGCATCAGGGATGTAATAAAGTATTTTCTTACCAATATTTTCTTATCCTTTCACCATACCCACTCTTACAAATCCACAATCTTCAACCTAAATCATTTCTCAGAGCTTGAACATGTCATGTCCCAAACCAAACCACTTCTCTGTCAAAATTTCTCAACATTCACTATGTGACATTTCCATCTTGGTATTGATTTAGGTCTTTCCATCTTAATAGGGCCAAAAACCAAGTTCTGCTTCTCTCCCATTTCAAACtattctcttctctcccatttcaAACTATTCTCCCTGTCAGAATGCCATTGTCCATCCTTGTTCCTCAGGCTAGAAAATTTGGCATCCTTCACTCAGCAACTCTGCTAAGACTACACGTACAGGCCATAGAAGCAATTCCTATTGGTTCCAGTTTTAAGTATATACTATAATTCAAATGTTTTTCACCATCTTTgcaattatttcaattatttagtCCAAACCATCTTCTTCTCTTGACTGAACTATTACCAAAGCCCCTAACGTGTCCCCTTGTTTCCTCCCTTATATACCTTGCTCTCCTTCCTGTGCTCAAAACAGTCTGTGGTTTCGCAATTTACTTAAAATTCCAAATCTATGCTATAGCCTAAATAAACCTCCATGATCTTCCCCAAGTTATGCCTctgactttatttcttcttcccctcACCCATTTTTTTCAGGCTCACGAGCTTCCCTGTGGTCATCGAAATATTACACATACTCATCTGGGGTCCTTGGCTCTTGGGAGTCCCCTCATTCCTTCATATCCTTCTGACCTCTTACCAGTGAAGCcttctttagttttatttgtctCAAATACACACctcattattttcagttttatttttcctctagaaCTTATCAATCTACATAATACAGACTTACTGTCTTCTCCCATGTAAGCTCCACGGAAGAagagactttttattttgttcGCTACTTTATCTCCAGCACCTTAACAGGACATAGCATGTGGTAGAAACTCAGTAATTTTAAACTGCGtaagtgaaaaaacaaataaacaataataaatagcCCCCTTCCCTCATTACTGCCAATACTATCCTCTCAGTTCCCCAAGGCATTCTTCTCAATgtcttcttcctcatttctcaTATTGAGGGCTGCTtttgctttaaaagaaattttaagttctcctttctatttttgctgtttctcatttttaaactgATATAATCTGCTAACACGTTCTTCTGCAATCTTATCTCTAGCCCTTCAAGTCTATCGTCCACATTGCCAGGCTAATATTCCTCAAAAGCAAATATGATGTAGTCATCCCCCTTCTTAGGATCTTTTCATGATTCCCACCACCTAAGGATCAAGTCAACAACAGCTGTTTCTTCAAATCTGTCACTCATTTTCCTGACCTTTCTTTGACACCACTCTTAGCATAAGAAATCTCTGTAGGGTTCCAACAATGGAAATGAGACCCAGGCAAGGTCTCAGGCAAGGCCTAAGTACCTAAGTAAGATGGTAATCACACCAGGTACTTTGCTGGAACTACTAGGAGAAAGGTAGTCTGAGCCACAGGGATATGAATTCTGAACTGCTAATTTCTGCCACCTTgtgggtggagtctgcttgagaataaagccaacacagaggaaaaacagagctgagaaagaaaaagaaagacataatCTTGGTAACAATTTTTGAGTGCTTGGACCCAGTGGAGACTGAAGCAACTTTAAGCTAAGCTTATGTATTTCACTGGTTAAGGCAGTTTCTGAGTTCTATCATTTGCAAATCAAAGAATTCTGACTTACACAAAAGCCACTCCTCTTGTCTACTGTCACAGCAATATCACTTCCTCACTTTACCTGCTAGCTTTAACTTTTGTATTCCTCAGAACATTATCATGTTGTAACAAGTCTGTCCTTTATTGGCTGGAAGAATGGCTAATCTTTTCCCCCATCGCTGAAGTACTTCTTTTACTATTTTGTAACTGATGACCCTAACCACCAGGTAGAGTTGAAAGATCCCTCTTGTTCCTTATATATTTCTCTTGGGCAATTTTTCACTGTTCTGGAATCCTTTCTTGGTTCCTGAGTTTCTGTTTAGTACTTCCAAAAAATAATTACCTTGGCCAATTTTGTGCTAGGGATGATGTTGGGGATACAATGGTATTTCTACTGTCAAGGAACTTAGATTTGGAGGACACAAACAAGCAAAGCAGGTGCTTATAATACAATGTAATTAAATGCTAGGCTAGAACAGGGTATCTGGGACTTCATTAAATTCCTACACAAGAtgatgttaattaaattaaacctgaaaggggcgcctgggtggctcagtgggttaaagcctctgcctttggcttgggtcatgatcccagggtcctaggatcgagccccgcatcggtctctctgctcagccgggagcctgcttcctcctctctctctctctccctgcctctctacctacttgtacatctccgtctgtcaaataaataatcttttaaaaaatcttaaaaaaaaaaattaaacctgaaAGATGGGCTAGAATAAGTAAAAGATCAGGGGAAGAATGTTTCAGAAGACTAGGAACAGCACATTCTGCTCTGAAGTTGAGAGTGTAGTAAATGAAACTGGTTCTATCACATTATCTCCCTGTTAAAAATTGGGTAACATTATGTTTTTAATTGTAGTCATTTcagtagttttttcttttccattagaTTATACATTCTTTGAGAGAGTCATTTCTTGTTCATCTTTCTAGATGGCACACTTTTCTTTAAGAATGCAATACAGAACACACCTATTTTTTACAGATGTTAGTAACTGAAACTTGATAATCTCAATTTCCTATAATTCCTTCCATTGACATCAGTTCTGTTCCTTGATGTTTAGATGCTCATGTGTAATGTAACTATAATTTAAAGGCGTTAAATGTAGTTTACTAACACAGTATATTGCTTACCGTTCTCTTTCTCCGGTTTCTATCAACTTTTGGTTAATCGCTGCTCTCATCTGCGCATCTTTGTTCATCTTGCTAACCTGAACATCAACATGTATTTTCAGATACAGAACACATACAAAGCATTTTCTTCTAATCCTCCAGGTAAGCATCCCAACACATTTAACATTCTATCAACTGAAGGGGTGATAAATTTCAACAATGTGTTAACAATGTCATTACTCTTAATCATATTTACTGCATCCCCAAAAATTATATGAttaactcacattccaatttttcTTCCCCCCATATACTTTTTAATTAATGAGTTTTTGGATAATCATAATTATTGTTAACTTTTATGTAACACTTATGTGCCAAGTACTGGGTTAAcacattggtttttgttttttttttaacctcatttaGTTCCCCAAACTGATTCTTTTACATAAGAATTATTAACTATTTGTATTTTAcaattgagaaaactgaggcaccaagACAGAAAGTGGTGAAGGCAGTATTTGAACTCATGTAGTTTGAGCCCAGCAGCACCAAAACACTGTAACATCACATCATAACTGCCTGCTAATCATTTCTGCACTTTGCATTCAAAATTTCGGGAAGTCATAGAACCTAAACACTAATAAAAGATTAAGCACTGTTGGTGAAAAATCAAAGTTCCAGATTAGGCTCTAAGTGCTCTACTTTTGAGTAGGATGAACCCAGAATTACAACTGCCAAACTAGCTCCAagtacgtgtgtgtgtacatcttCACCAAAGCTTGCTGGTgggataaaggaaaaacaaatctcaAACTAATTCCTAACTTAGAAAATTCTCAATTTTccgtgggggaaaaaaaaaaaaaaaaaaaaaaaaaaaccgaaaccAAAGTGATGTAGAAAGGAGAAGGTTAGAATGTAACACTTGGAAAAAAACTAACATTACTGTACATAATCTGTCACTAACTTGGGACCACTTTCGCTGTGTCCCACCACGTCTACATGAAAAGCTGGCAATTGAGTTTtgagttagggaaaaaaaaatttttttttcttgactggaACGGGAAAAAGGAAGGGCTGAGAACGGACTGAGAAATGTTTGCTTGTGTAGTTGGAGGcgaacattttcaaaataattctaaGGCCTAGTCCATACCACTCCTAGAATATTGAACTTGATCTCGTCTTGGCCCCTAAAATAAGGatagtgaccttggacaagtccatTCTTaaaggcctcagttttctcactggTAAAACGAGGGCGCTAGGGGATCCCTCCCAGTTCAGACATTCTTTGGGAAAATAGAATAGGGCGGAGACAGCGGGAGAGGCGGGAGGGGAGGAGCCAGAAAACAAAGCGTGGACTGGCTTCAGGCCAACTCCGGTTGCACGCCCTGTCGGAGAGCCCTACAGGCCCGCGAGCGCGGGTCGGGGAAGCTAACGAAAGACAGCACATCGAAAGGAGCCTGGGCTGGGCCCGGGTCCCGGCCCTGAGGACCACGGGCATAGCTCACCACCATCACCGCGGGCGAGGGCCGTCCCTTCCCAGCGACGAAATGACCCTTGCGCTGACGACCGTTACCTACCACACTCTTCGGCTGCCCGGACCTAGACCCTCAGTAGCTCGGGCACCTAAGCACACAGAAAGCTAAAACACGCATTTCCGGGGCGGGGTCTCGCCACCCTGCCTATAACTGTGAGAATTTAACCAGCGCGGGCCGCCTCCTGGTAGCTCAGCCTTCTGGGTAAGAGAGTCCAGAGCATGCTCTCTCGCGCGGGTACTGAGTCTCCGAAAAACTACCTAGCCC includes:
- the ENY2 gene encoding transcription and mRNA export factor ENY2 isoform X1 gives rise to the protein MVVSKMNKDAQMRAAINQKLIETGERERLKELLRAKLIECGWKDQLKAHCKEVIKEKGLEHVTVDDLVAEITPKGRALVPDSVKKELLQRIRTFLAQHASL
- the ENY2 gene encoding transcription and mRNA export factor ENY2 isoform X2, yielding MNKDAQMRAAINQKLIETGERERLKELLRAKLIECGWKDQLKAHCKEVIKEKGLEHVTVDDLVAEITPKGRALVPDSVKKELLQRIRTFLAQHASL